Proteins from a genomic interval of Clostridium scatologenes:
- a CDS encoding sugar phosphate nucleotidyltransferase, with amino-acid sequence MKAIIMAGGEGTRLRPLTCNIPKPMMPIMDKPVMQYAIELLKENGINDIGVTLQYLPDEIINYFGDGREFGVNIRYFIEEIPLGTAGSVKNAEGFLDDTFIVISGDALTDIDLSKAIAYHKKNNAISTLVLKEVAVPLEFGVVVTDNDGRVTGFLEKPSWSEVFSDKVNTGIYILEPEIFSYFEKNQKFDFSNDLFPILLNEKKRMFGYVAEGYWCDIGNIEQYIRCHFDILKGLVKVNIKGEKYKDGIWMGENCQISKNALICSPVYVGSGTKIYDGAEIGPYTILGKNNIVSKHATIKRSIIFDNCYIGDNSQVRGAVLCRKVQLEPKVSVFEEATIGDDTLIREKAIIKPNIKVWPNKLIEASTVVKSNVIWGGKFSKALFGKRGISGEVNVDITPEFVSKLGAAYGSLLKADSKVAIACSNDGAAQMFKYSLATGLLSMGIEVLDLHRMPRPAVRQATLFFGVQGSIHVYIDNEDSQKVDIVFMDENGLDIDKGIERKIENSFIREDFRRVKTDSFKQINHIYNSIEYYIRHLINELGVKNIRKQKYKVALSVKSPMILNIIQNIFQELKISVKLYDEFNNILGLRKEVIESSSNLGIRIDDECDRAIFIDEKGNIIKDEAYDAINALVMLKSTNISTLVAPVTASSTMQEIASMCGCKFVRTKTSQKFILDNYLKHENRITRREVIGSYLMTLDAISVTMLTINFMAASNLTLSTIGEQIPKYYTAREEIECPWNLKGKVMRNLIEENHSKSVDLIEGVKLNFNDGWALVLPDADEPLCRVYAESKNSDELKKLTNQLLKRIEAITLQ; translated from the coding sequence GTGAAAGCTATAATAATGGCAGGGGGAGAAGGAACTAGATTAAGACCATTAACATGCAACATACCAAAGCCAATGATGCCTATAATGGATAAGCCTGTTATGCAATATGCCATAGAACTTTTAAAAGAAAATGGTATAAATGATATAGGAGTCACACTTCAATATTTACCAGATGAAATTATCAATTACTTTGGAGATGGAAGAGAATTTGGAGTTAACATAAGGTATTTTATAGAAGAAATACCATTAGGTACAGCAGGTAGCGTAAAGAATGCAGAAGGATTTCTTGATGATACTTTTATAGTTATAAGTGGGGATGCTTTAACTGATATAGATTTGTCTAAAGCAATTGCTTATCATAAGAAGAATAATGCTATATCTACTTTAGTATTAAAAGAAGTTGCTGTGCCATTAGAGTTTGGAGTAGTGGTAACGGATAATGATGGAAGAGTAACAGGTTTTTTAGAAAAACCAAGCTGGAGTGAAGTTTTTAGTGATAAAGTAAATACAGGAATATATATATTGGAGCCTGAAATATTTTCTTACTTTGAAAAAAATCAAAAGTTTGATTTTAGTAATGATTTATTTCCAATACTTTTAAATGAAAAAAAGCGTATGTTTGGCTATGTAGCTGAAGGATATTGGTGTGATATTGGAAACATTGAGCAATATATAAGATGTCATTTTGATATATTAAAGGGTTTAGTAAAAGTAAATATAAAAGGTGAAAAATATAAAGATGGTATATGGATGGGAGAAAACTGTCAAATAAGTAAAAATGCTTTGATATGTTCTCCGGTTTATGTAGGAAGTGGAACAAAAATATATGATGGAGCAGAAATAGGTCCCTATACTATTCTAGGTAAAAATAATATAGTGTCAAAGCATGCAACTATAAAAAGAAGTATAATTTTTGATAATTGTTATATAGGTGATAACTCACAAGTAAGAGGTGCTGTTCTTTGTAGAAAAGTTCAATTGGAGCCAAAAGTTTCTGTATTTGAAGAAGCGACTATAGGTGATGATACTCTTATAAGAGAAAAAGCAATTATAAAGCCTAATATAAAGGTGTGGCCTAACAAACTTATTGAAGCTAGTACTGTAGTAAAATCAAATGTAATTTGGGGAGGAAAGTTTTCAAAGGCGCTGTTTGGAAAGAGAGGTATAAGTGGTGAAGTTAATGTAGATATAACACCAGAATTTGTATCAAAATTAGGTGCTGCTTATGGTTCGCTTCTAAAAGCTGATTCAAAAGTTGCCATAGCTTGCAGTAATGATGGTGCAGCTCAAATGTTTAAGTATTCCCTTGCTACTGGGTTACTTTCTATGGGAATTGAAGTATTAGATTTGCATAGAATGCCAAGGCCAGCAGTAAGGCAGGCTACCTTGTTTTTTGGAGTACAGGGAAGTATTCACGTCTATATAGATAATGAGGATTCTCAAAAGGTTGATATAGTATTTATGGATGAAAATGGCCTTGATATAGATAAAGGCATAGAAAGAAAGATAGAAAATAGCTTTATAAGAGAAGATTTCAGAAGGGTTAAGACAGATAGTTTTAAACAAATCAATCATATATATAATTCTATAGAATATTATATAAGGCATCTCATAAATGAATTAGGAGTTAAAAATATAAGAAAACAAAAGTATAAGGTTGCATTAAGTGTTAAAAGTCCTATGATATTAAATATAATTCAGAATATATTCCAAGAGCTTAAAATAAGTGTTAAATTATACGATGAATTTAATAATATTTTAGGATTAAGAAAAGAAGTAATAGAAAGTAGTTCAAATTTAGGAATTAGGATTGATGATGAATGTGATAGAGCAATTTTTATAGATGAAAAGGGAAATATAATAAAAGACGAGGCTTATGATGCAATAAATGCTCTTGTTATGTTAAAAAGTACAAATATAAGTACATTGGTTGCTCCTGTAACAGCATCTTCTACCATGCAGGAAATTGCAAGTATGTGTGGATGTAAATTTGTAAGAACTAAAACTTCACAAAAATTTATATTAGATAACTATCTAAAACATGAAAATAGAATTACTAGGAGAGAAGTTATAGGTTCCTATTTAATGACGCTAGATGCTATAAGTGTAACTATGTTAACTATTAATTTTATGGCGGCAAGCAATTTGACACTTTCAACTATAGGAGAACAAATTCCCAAATATTATACTGCTAGAGAAGAAATAGAATGTCCGTGGAATCTAAAGGGAAAAGTGATGAGAAATCTTATAGAAGAAAACCATTCAAAATCTGTAGATCTAATAGAAGGAGTTAAGCTGAATTTTAATGACGGGTGGGCATTAGTTTTACCAGATGCAGATGAACCTCTTTGTAGAGTTTATGCTGAATCTAAGAATTCAGATGAACTGAAAAAGCTTACAAATCAATTATTAAAGAGAATTGAAGCTATAACATTACAATAA
- a CDS encoding aspartate aminotransferase family protein, which produces MTLGNELPKIITKTVPGPKGQDIIDRRSVACAKAIGCSYPAVMAKAEGAMFQDPDGNVFLDWVGGVGVTNLGYSNPEVIKAIQEQAGKFCHAMFNIYSHEGYVKLAEKLNKIVPVKGDIRNTMFVCSGSEANENAVKIAKAYTGRPNIIVFSGAFHGRTNYTMAMTAKKGYAIAQGPFPDGVYRAEFPYLYRAPKKMTEAEAIDYYITRLENMFMEATPSEYCAAIVFEPVQGEGGFVPAPIEWVKAVRKICDEKGILLVADEVQTGFARSGRMFATEYWEEAGCPPDIVTMAKSIAQGVPISAVTARKEIFDKVPAGTIGGTYGGNALGCAAALKVIEIMEREDFPSKARHIGAKITERYNQWKEKYDVVGDVRGIGSMVGIEFVTDKASKTANPAIVKAIIHDAAQMGLILENAGNKGSVVRLLAPLCMTDEQTEAGLKIFEKAIMKNLDVK; this is translated from the coding sequence ATGACATTAGGAAATGAATTACCTAAAATTATTACTAAAACAGTTCCAGGACCTAAAGGACAAGATATTATAGATAGAAGATCAGTTGCATGTGCAAAAGCAATTGGTTGTAGTTATCCAGCTGTTATGGCTAAAGCAGAAGGTGCAATGTTTCAAGATCCAGATGGAAACGTATTCCTTGATTGGGTTGGTGGTGTAGGTGTAACTAACCTTGGATACAGTAATCCTGAAGTTATTAAGGCTATACAAGAGCAAGCAGGAAAATTTTGTCATGCAATGTTCAATATCTATTCTCATGAAGGATATGTTAAACTTGCAGAAAAATTAAATAAAATTGTTCCAGTAAAAGGTGATATTAGAAACACTATGTTTGTTTGTAGCGGATCAGAAGCTAATGAAAATGCTGTAAAGATTGCTAAAGCTTATACAGGAAGACCAAACATAATAGTTTTTTCAGGTGCTTTTCATGGAAGAACAAATTACACAATGGCTATGACAGCTAAAAAAGGTTATGCTATTGCTCAAGGTCCTTTCCCAGATGGTGTGTATAGAGCAGAATTTCCATATTTATATAGAGCTCCAAAGAAAATGACAGAAGCAGAAGCTATTGATTATTATATAACTAGACTTGAAAACATGTTTATGGAAGCAACTCCATCAGAATACTGTGCTGCCATAGTTTTTGAGCCAGTGCAAGGTGAAGGTGGATTTGTTCCAGCTCCTATTGAATGGGTTAAAGCAGTTAGAAAAATATGTGATGAAAAAGGTATATTACTTGTAGCTGACGAAGTTCAAACAGGTTTTGCTAGATCAGGAAGAATGTTTGCTACAGAATATTGGGAAGAAGCAGGATGTCCACCAGATATTGTAACGATGGCTAAATCAATAGCGCAAGGCGTTCCAATAAGTGCCGTTACAGCTAGAAAAGAAATATTTGATAAGGTACCAGCAGGTACAATAGGTGGTACTTATGGAGGAAATGCACTTGGCTGTGCAGCTGCATTAAAAGTTATTGAAATCATGGAAAGAGAAGATTTTCCATCAAAAGCGCGTCATATTGGTGCTAAGATAACTGAAAGATACAACCAATGGAAAGAAAAATATGACGTTGTTGGAGATGTAAGAGGTATTGGGTCAATGGTTGGTATTGAATTTGTAACTGATAAAGCATCTAAGACTGCAAATCCAGCAATAGTTAAGGCAATAATCCATGATGCAGCTCAAATGGGATTAATATTAGAAAATGCGGGTAATAAGGGAAGTGTTGTAAGATTGCTAGCTCCACTTTGTATGACTGATGAGCAAACTGAAGCAGGTCTTAAAATATTTGAAAAAGCTATTATGAAGAATTTGGATGTAAAATAA
- a CDS encoding ABC transporter permease, which produces MEGFKAALINEIEKLYKKKKVLVAVIISLIFIVLGQLSIIALRNGFGLRGVSSMDFPILVLSVVVNTILPLFTALVTIDSFSGEFSHNTMKISLTRPISRLKFFTAKLTAIALFVLANLLFVMIFSIIAGLLFNSNSLTLKGIIRILLSYTVTLIPMIVLSLIIVLFTNIIKSSVGVFFISIFIFIIFKALEIIFYRYSGLFFTSMLNWYTLWIMNTIPFFKILRQFILMLSYDILLFTGSYYLFDKKDF; this is translated from the coding sequence ATGGAAGGATTTAAAGCAGCTTTAATTAATGAAATTGAAAAACTATATAAAAAGAAAAAAGTTTTAGTAGCAGTAATAATATCCCTTATTTTTATTGTACTTGGACAATTATCTATTATTGCTTTAAGAAATGGTTTTGGATTACGTGGAGTTTCCAGTATGGATTTTCCTATACTTGTACTTTCTGTAGTTGTTAATACGATTTTACCTTTATTTACCGCACTTGTTACTATAGATAGTTTTTCCGGAGAATTTTCTCACAATACCATGAAAATTTCACTTACAAGACCAATCAGTAGACTGAAATTTTTTACTGCAAAGTTAACTGCTATAGCATTATTTGTACTCGCAAATCTTCTATTTGTGATGATTTTTTCTATTATCGCAGGATTGTTATTCAATTCAAATTCTTTAACATTAAAAGGTATTATTAGAATATTACTTTCTTATACTGTCACATTAATACCTATGATAGTTTTATCATTGATTATTGTACTTTTTACAAATATAATAAAAAGCAGTGTAGGTGTATTTTTTATATCTATCTTCATTTTTATTATTTTCAAAGCACTAGAAATTATTTTTTATAGATATTCTGGTCTATTTTTTACATCTATGCTTAATTGGTATACCTTATGGATTATGAATACTATTCCATTTTTTAAAATTCTTCGTCAGTTTATACTGATGTTAAGTTATGATATACTTTTATTCACAGGAAGTTACTATTTATTTGATAAAAAAGATTTTTAA
- a CDS encoding APC family permease encodes MTEINLNTNSESHLKRVLPLSSLIFYGLAFMIPLTIFTTYGLASVATHGMIPLTYTVATIAMGFTAFSYSRMVKSFPVAGAAYSYVTKSMNPFIGFFTGWVILLGYIMLPLLNYVVMGIYFNALIPTIPSNIFIVVAVIAIALVNHFGIKLASIVNNIIVWLQFIFLIVLLVLIFKYVTGGGGAGTLVYGNAYFNAVEFHKPGVGISAILTGASILALSYLGFDAISTLSEEAINPEKNVGKAILIACIGAGIGFVVITYFLTLCWPQAFCEIANSDSASVEVLKRICNEPWLQIFFTACFGAGLLASSLAGVTSASRVLYGMGRDRILPYRVFGKLHEKYKTPTYSIIIISVIGLLATVVPLATANGILNFGALLAFVMVNLSVIAWYFVKQKKRSGFDVIKYLVMPIIGAVINLVIWSKVDFKAMMFGLFWLILGLIYLCYKTKFFRELPPEIGV; translated from the coding sequence ATGACTGAAATAAATTTGAATACAAATTCTGAATCTCATTTAAAACGTGTATTACCCCTTAGTTCATTAATTTTTTACGGACTAGCATTCATGATACCTCTAACAATTTTTACAACTTATGGTCTTGCTTCAGTGGCTACTCATGGAATGATTCCATTAACATATACAGTTGCAACTATAGCGATGGGATTTACAGCATTTAGCTATTCAAGAATGGTTAAATCATTTCCAGTAGCAGGAGCAGCTTATTCTTATGTGACTAAATCTATGAATCCTTTTATTGGCTTTTTTACAGGTTGGGTAATTTTACTTGGATATATTATGTTGCCACTGCTAAATTATGTTGTAATGGGAATTTATTTTAATGCGCTAATTCCAACAATTCCATCAAATATATTTATTGTAGTAGCTGTGATAGCTATTGCATTAGTTAATCACTTTGGCATTAAACTTGCATCAATTGTAAATAATATTATAGTTTGGTTGCAATTTATATTTTTAATTGTATTACTAGTACTTATATTTAAGTACGTTACAGGCGGTGGTGGAGCGGGTACATTAGTTTATGGCAATGCATATTTTAATGCAGTAGAATTTCATAAACCAGGAGTTGGTATATCAGCTATATTAACAGGCGCATCAATTTTAGCACTTTCGTATCTTGGATTTGATGCTATATCTACATTGAGTGAAGAGGCAATTAATCCTGAAAAGAATGTTGGGAAAGCTATATTAATTGCCTGTATTGGAGCAGGAATAGGGTTTGTAGTTATAACTTATTTTTTGACACTTTGTTGGCCACAGGCATTTTGTGAAATAGCTAATTCTGATTCAGCATCAGTTGAGGTATTAAAGAGAATTTGTAATGAACCATGGCTACAGATTTTTTTTACGGCTTGCTTTGGTGCAGGGCTTCTGGCATCATCACTAGCAGGAGTTACTTCTGCTTCAAGAGTACTTTATGGGATGGGAAGAGATAGGATTCTGCCATATCGAGTATTTGGGAAGTTACATGAAAAGTATAAGACTCCAACTTATAGTATTATAATTATTAGCGTAATTGGTTTGCTAGCAACAGTTGTTCCTTTAGCAACAGCTAATGGTATATTAAATTTTGGTGCACTACTTGCTTTTGTAATGGTTAATTTATCAGTTATTGCTTGGTACTTTGTTAAACAGAAAAAGAGAAGTGGATTTGATGTCATAAAATATTTAGTCATGCCGATTATTGGAGCAGTTATAAACCTTGTAATTTGGTCAAAGGTTGACTTTAAAGCAATGATGTTTGGTTTATTTTGGTTAATACTTGGATTAATATATCTATGTTATAAGACTAAATTTTTTAGAGAATTGCCACCAGAAATAGGTGTATGA
- a CDS encoding ABC transporter ATP-binding protein — translation MKKVIEINNLTKTYKNGRGIKDINLEICQGDIFGFLGPNGAGKTTAMKIMTGLVKPDSGDVKILGYSISEQFEQAMKKVGCIIENAESYTYLTAFENLKQFSRYYKDIDDKRIDEVLEVTGILKYKHEKPRKFSLGMKQRLGIAAALLSKPEVIILDEPLNGLDVEGMISIRNIIKNLAETEKTTFFISSHLIHDIELTCNRIGVLYDGKLLNVDTTENILKNYASLENYFVSEVERNGRI, via the coding sequence ATGAAAAAAGTTATAGAAATAAATAATCTTACAAAAACCTACAAAAACGGAAGAGGTATAAAAGATATTAACCTTGAAATATGTCAGGGTGATATTTTTGGTTTTTTGGGTCCTAATGGTGCTGGTAAAACTACTGCTATGAAAATAATGACTGGACTTGTAAAACCAGACAGTGGTGACGTTAAAATTTTAGGTTATAGTATTTCAGAACAATTTGAACAAGCTATGAAAAAGGTAGGCTGCATTATAGAAAATGCTGAATCCTATACCTATTTAACTGCTTTTGAAAATCTAAAACAATTCTCAAGATACTATAAAGACATTGATGACAAAAGAATTGATGAAGTTTTAGAAGTTACAGGTATTTTAAAATATAAGCATGAAAAACCAAGAAAATTTTCTCTTGGTATGAAACAAAGACTTGGAATTGCTGCTGCACTTTTATCAAAACCTGAAGTTATCATTCTAGACGAACCCCTAAACGGTCTTGATGTTGAAGGAATGATATCTATAAGAAACATTATAAAAAATTTAGCTGAAACAGAAAAAACAACATTTTTTATATCAAGTCATCTTATCCATGACATTGAACTTACCTGCAACCGTATTGGTGTATTATATGATGGAAAGCTTCTTAATGTGGATACTACTGAAAACATATTAAAAAACTATGCTTCACTTGAAAATTATTTTGTTAGCGAGGTGGAACGAAATGGAAGGATTTAA
- a CDS encoding response regulator transcription factor has protein sequence MKKILIAEDDLSIAELQRDYLELSEFEVKICMDGVETLNCLKENEFDLLILDIMLPKIDGFSILRSIQDNKDIPVLIVSSKKEEIDKIKGFNLGADDYITKPFSPAELVARVKSHIKNYERIKNKFDTNKKNDTIIIRGLEIRKDSRQVFVNCNEVTLAQKEFDLLLYMSENPNRVFSREELFEKVWGLDAIGDTSTVTVHIGRIREKTETTPSDPQYIETVWGAGYRLKV, from the coding sequence ATGAAAAAAATTTTGATAGCTGAAGATGATTTAAGTATTGCTGAGCTTCAAAGAGACTATCTGGAGCTCTCAGAATTTGAAGTTAAAATATGTATGGATGGTGTAGAAACTTTAAACTGCTTAAAAGAAAATGAGTTTGATCTATTAATTCTCGATATTATGCTTCCTAAAATTGATGGTTTTAGTATCCTACGCAGCATACAAGATAATAAAGATATTCCAGTTTTGATTGTTTCTTCAAAGAAAGAAGAAATTGACAAAATAAAAGGATTTAATCTTGGTGCTGACGATTATATAACAAAACCTTTTAGTCCAGCAGAATTAGTTGCTAGAGTTAAATCACACATAAAAAACTATGAAAGAATAAAAAATAAATTTGATACTAATAAAAAAAATGATACTATCATAATAAGAGGTTTAGAAATACGAAAAGATTCTAGACAAGTATTTGTAAATTGTAATGAAGTAACTTTGGCTCAGAAAGAATTTGATCTACTACTTTATATGTCTGAAAACCCTAATAGAGTATTTAGCAGAGAGGAATTATTCGAAAAAGTTTGGGGACTTGATGCTATTGGAGATACTTCTACTGTTACAGTACATATTGGAAGAATAAGAGAAAAAACAGAGACCACTCCATCTGATCCTCAATATATTGAAACTGTTTGGGGTGCTGGATATAGGCTTAAAGTTTGA
- a CDS encoding glycosyltransferase family 4 protein, with the protein MKILMISWEYPPKNVGGLSNHVYYLSQALSKKGHEIHVITCEEGTSPEEQNDNGVFVHRVSPYKIDTNDFIKWVMQLNFSIIEKASSLITKFGKFDLIHAHDWLSAFSAKNLKWSFKIPMVCTIHATEYGRNGGIKTDMQKYISSTEWMLTYESWKVVACSNYMRQQISDILQSPWNKIWVIPNGVNTEKFNFDFDWINFRRRFASDNEKIVFYVGRHVFEKGIHLLIEACPRILQSYNDTKIIIGGTGPMTEELKDRVQQMGIGSKVIFTGYISDEDRDKIYRVANAAVFPSLYEPFGIVALEAMAAGCPVVVSETGGLGEIVQHEINGLKAITASSESLAINVSRLLLDEGLSNYVKENGLKTVHEKYSWDKIADLTINMYSQVQKETKGSQWEVKSEDKVKNDIIKNLTEELRDKVKEKLKFELKDKVEKKLEEELKEKVEKSLMDRLKNKITDKTKDIVGDAVDIKDKITSQTIEVLEEVKNSKTVESVQKLKNSNMIKNKTKKS; encoded by the coding sequence ATGAAAATTTTAATGATTTCTTGGGAGTATCCACCTAAAAATGTAGGTGGTTTATCAAATCATGTTTATTATTTATCCCAGGCATTAAGTAAAAAAGGACATGAAATACATGTAATAACCTGTGAAGAAGGTACATCACCTGAAGAACAAAATGATAATGGGGTTTTTGTTCACAGAGTTTCACCGTACAAAATAGATACAAATGATTTTATAAAGTGGGTTATGCAATTAAACTTTTCTATAATAGAGAAGGCATCAAGTCTTATAACTAAGTTTGGAAAGTTTGATTTAATACATGCACATGACTGGCTTTCTGCTTTTAGTGCCAAAAATTTAAAGTGGTCCTTTAAGATTCCTATGGTGTGTACTATTCATGCTACAGAATATGGTAGGAATGGAGGTATAAAAACCGATATGCAGAAATATATATCATCTACTGAATGGATGTTAACCTATGAATCCTGGAAAGTAGTTGCTTGTAGTAATTATATGAGGCAGCAAATAAGTGATATATTGCAATCACCTTGGAATAAAATTTGGGTAATACCTAATGGTGTTAATACAGAAAAATTTAATTTTGACTTCGATTGGATTAATTTTAGAAGAAGATTTGCTAGTGATAATGAAAAAATTGTATTTTATGTTGGAAGACATGTATTTGAAAAAGGAATACATCTATTGATAGAAGCATGCCCTAGAATATTACAAAGCTACAATGATACTAAAATTATTATTGGTGGCACAGGTCCTATGACGGAAGAACTAAAAGATAGAGTGCAGCAAATGGGTATAGGATCAAAGGTGATTTTTACAGGGTATATAAGTGATGAAGATAGAGACAAAATATATAGGGTAGCAAATGCAGCCGTTTTTCCTTCTTTATATGAACCTTTTGGTATTGTAGCTTTAGAAGCTATGGCAGCAGGGTGTCCAGTAGTTGTATCTGAAACAGGAGGTCTAGGTGAAATAGTTCAGCATGAAATAAATGGATTGAAGGCTATAACTGCTTCTTCTGAAAGTTTAGCAATAAATGTAAGTAGGCTTTTATTAGATGAAGGCTTATCAAATTATGTGAAAGAAAATGGACTAAAAACTGTTCATGAGAAATATAGTTGGGATAAAATAGCTGATTTAACCATAAACATGTATAGTCAGGTCCAAAAAGAAACAAAAGGTAGTCAGTGGGAAGTAAAAAGCGAGGATAAAGTTAAAAATGATATCATTAAGAATTTAACTGAAGAACTTAGAGATAAAGTTAAAGAAAAATTAAAATTTGAATTAAAGGATAAAGTTGAAAAAAAGTTGGAAGAAGAATTAAAAGAAAAAGTAGAAAAGAGTTTAATGGATAGATTAAAAAATAAAATAACTGATAAAACAAAAGATATAGTAGGAGATGCTGTAGATATAAAAGACAAAATAACATCTCAAACTATTGAAGTTTTAGAAGAAGTCAAAAATTCAAAAACTGTGGAATCTGTACAGAAATTGAAAAATTCTAATATGATAAAAAATAAAACTAAAAAGAGCTAA
- a CDS encoding sensor histidine kinase: MDIKKRLITFNSITIIIPFIVTIIIAYMFIFISSASLSRDISYDNFKKLLTIKSELLDLNTNISKQTSSNIEDVHLQQYLSKRLLSINGEFILTKEDNVIFASKNINKIDIARCLEEVKNNSLQKNIKINNISYIVEVVPLKFKDEISGNVILLAPDNHESQFIEKFIIVIIVVFFICFILVNTLMSYLFSKRILNPISLLKNATAKISKGDLDYEIIETGDEEIRELCSDFEHMRIELKNSIQMKMKYDDNRRMLVSSISHDLKTPITSIKGYANGLLDGIANTPEKTEHYLKTIYSKAELIDVMIDDLLLYSKLDLNQIPFKFEKTNIVEYFNYCICESAPELERSNIKIHLKNDLTNSKYVMIDRDRLKRVILNIIDNSRKYIDKNNGEIVIMLRETNSSIVIELRDNGHGIDKNDTNKIFNRFYRADSARTGASGSGLGLAIAKQIVEGHNGRIWAVSHENKGTSILISLAKIPEE; the protein is encoded by the coding sequence ATGGATATAAAAAAACGTCTAATAACATTTAATTCTATAACTATTATAATTCCCTTTATTGTTACAATAATTATCGCTTATATGTTTATTTTTATTTCTTCAGCATCTCTAAGTAGAGATATAAGTTATGATAATTTCAAAAAGCTTTTAACCATAAAATCTGAATTATTGGATTTAAATACAAATATATCAAAACAAACTTCTTCAAATATTGAAGATGTACATCTGCAGCAATATTTATCTAAAAGACTTTTAAGTATAAATGGAGAATTTATACTTACCAAAGAAGACAATGTTATATTCGCCTCAAAAAATATAAATAAAATTGATATAGCCAGATGCTTAGAAGAAGTAAAAAATAATTCTCTACAAAAAAACATTAAAATTAATAATATTTCTTATATTGTTGAAGTAGTACCTCTTAAATTTAAAGATGAAATCTCTGGTAATGTAATATTATTAGCACCAGATAATCATGAATCTCAATTTATTGAAAAATTTATTATAGTAATTATTGTAGTATTTTTTATTTGTTTTATACTAGTTAATACACTTATGTCCTATCTTTTTTCTAAGAGAATATTAAACCCAATATCTCTCCTGAAAAATGCTACTGCAAAAATTAGTAAAGGAGATTTAGATTATGAAATTATTGAAACTGGTGATGAGGAAATTAGGGAATTATGTAGTGATTTTGAACATATGAGGATTGAATTAAAAAATTCTATTCAAATGAAAATGAAATATGATGATAACAGAAGAATGTTAGTTTCCAGTATATCTCATGATTTAAAAACACCTATAACTTCTATAAAAGGATACGCTAACGGCCTTTTAGATGGTATTGCAAACACTCCTGAAAAGACAGAACATTATTTAAAAACTATTTATTCAAAGGCTGAACTAATTGATGTTATGATTGATGATTTACTTTTATATTCAAAACTAGATTTAAATCAAATTCCTTTTAAATTTGAAAAAACAAATATTGTCGAATACTTTAACTATTGTATTTGTGAGAGCGCACCTGAACTTGAAAGGTCTAATATAAAAATTCATTTAAAAAATGATTTAACCAATTCCAAGTATGTTATGATTGATAGAGACAGATTAAAAAGGGTAATATTAAACATTATTGATAACTCCCGTAAATATATAGATAAAAATAATGGTGAAATTGTAATAATGCTTAGAGAAACTAATTCCAGTATTGTTATTGAACTAAGAGATAACGGCCATGGAATTGATAAGAATGATACAAATAAAATATTTAATAGATTTTATAGAGCTGATTCTGCAAGGACTGGTGCAAGTGGAAGTGGTCTGGGACTTGCCATTGCAAAACAAATTGTAGAAGGACATAATGGTAGAATATGGGCTGTAAGTCATGAAAATAAAGGTACAAGCATATTAATATCATTAGCTAAAATACCAGAAGAATAG